The following coding sequences lie in one Enterococcus sp. 9E7_DIV0242 genomic window:
- a CDS encoding oligosaccharide biosynthesis protein Alg14: MNNRTTLLVAKDEHLYFFDTLSDIDVIAGHQLLRAPWDKTNWEEKLAQYSLIVFLDYGFEPKMAEVIRPYTQAKLVLFFWNHMTKEKIQLLYRTQAESYIDAYYTFDPLEAQEFHLNHNSTFYSRQMLLPDKEIKRDLFFGASDNGRKEMAQSLLMIFNYLKLDTHYFILNGRGNDQKGYLSYKDYLSYVAESKGILEIMRPGQTGITLRSLESLFFKKKLVTTNKKIRHYHFYNPENIFIIGEEDFARLPEFLNSPYQDTMDDLLAFYSEDQWMKRFFADDASSFGDQEYRSQIFNHDYTSDRLFSA, encoded by the coding sequence ATGAACAATCGAACGACGCTACTAGTTGCTAAAGATGAGCATTTGTATTTCTTTGATACGTTGTCTGATATCGATGTTATTGCTGGTCACCAACTGCTTCGCGCTCCTTGGGATAAAACAAACTGGGAAGAAAAATTGGCTCAGTATTCTCTGATTGTTTTCCTTGATTATGGCTTTGAACCGAAAATGGCTGAAGTCATTCGTCCCTACACACAAGCAAAGCTGGTTCTTTTTTTCTGGAACCACATGACCAAAGAAAAAATCCAACTGTTGTACAGAACGCAGGCTGAATCATATATCGATGCTTACTATACCTTCGATCCTTTGGAGGCACAGGAATTCCACTTAAATCATAATTCAACGTTTTATTCCAGACAAATGTTGCTTCCTGATAAAGAAATCAAACGAGACCTCTTCTTCGGTGCTTCGGATAACGGTCGAAAAGAAATGGCTCAATCGCTTTTGATGATTTTTAATTACCTAAAGCTTGATACGCATTACTTTATTCTAAATGGTCGAGGCAATGATCAAAAAGGCTATTTGTCCTATAAAGACTATTTGAGTTATGTCGCTGAAAGTAAAGGAATCTTGGAAATCATGCGTCCGGGGCAAACCGGCATTACACTGCGTTCCCTTGAATCTCTTTTCTTTAAGAAAAAATTAGTAACAACAAACAAAAAAATCCGTCACTATCATTTTTATAATCCGGAGAATATTTTTATTATCGGTGAAGAAGATTTTGCTCGCCTTCCTGAATTTCTAAATTCACCCTATCAAGATACAATGGACGATTTACTGGCGTTCTATAGTGAAGACCAATGGATGAAGCGATTCTTTGCAGATGATGCGAGCTCTTTTGGCGATCAGGAATATCGCTCTCAGATTTTCAATCATGATTACACAAGCGACAGACTATTCTCTGCTTAA
- a CDS encoding SprT family protein — MSVSITAADLLSEKQLQLLVEDISLRFFGKPFLHRAYYNARLKTTGGRYHLGSHDIDFNPKVVEKYGLDELIGVIKHELCHYHLHLEKRGYQHKDKEFKQLLAQTGGSRYVQPLIDKETSYHSYQCQSCGSMIRRKRRINVSRYVCGSCRGKLKLVTEKK; from the coding sequence ATGTCTGTTTCAATAACAGCTGCTGATCTACTTTCAGAGAAACAGCTGCAGCTATTGGTAGAAGATATCTCTCTACGTTTTTTTGGGAAGCCATTTCTTCATCGAGCCTATTATAATGCTCGGCTAAAAACGACAGGCGGGCGCTATCACCTTGGTAGTCATGATATCGATTTTAATCCAAAGGTCGTTGAAAAGTATGGCTTGGATGAACTGATTGGTGTGATCAAACATGAGCTATGTCACTATCATCTTCATTTGGAGAAGAGGGGCTATCAGCATAAAGACAAAGAGTTTAAGCAATTGTTAGCTCAAACTGGCGGCAGTCGCTATGTTCAACCGTTAATAGACAAGGAAACATCTTATCATTCTTACCAATGTCAGAGCTGTGGTTCAATGATCAGAAGAAAACGACGAATCAATGTTAGCCGTTATGTCTGCGGTAGCTGCCGTGGCAAGCTGAAGCTGGTCACGGAAAAGAAATGA
- a CDS encoding Tex family protein, with translation MAEIYNQEVVNLLQKELTGYRPNQITTVLTLLGEGNTVPFIARYRKEMTGSLDEVQIREIEERYTYLGNLEKRKEEVQRLIAEQGKLTDELKKDILSATKMQQVEDLYRPYKQKRRTKATIAKEKGLEPLADWLAELPEKGDVLAEAKTYINDEKEVASAEEALLGAHEILAERISDDAKFRKWIRDYTFNKGQYVSSVKNAEKDEKEVYGMYYDFSEPVGKMVSHRVLATNRGEKEDILKISLLVDEQKIQEYFNRQLIGKKQHSISVSYIEAAYQDSYKRFIGPAIEREIRNELTEQADEQAIKIFGENLRNLLLQPPLKGKVVLGFDPAYRTGCKLAIVDPTGKVLAIQVIYPHKPASGEKRAAAGPALRKLIEQYGVEMVAIGNGTASRESEQFVSEQLKQLSQEVFYVIVNEAGASVYSASEVARTEFPNLQVEERSAVSIARRLQDPLAELVKIDPKAVGVGQYQHDVSQKRLAEQLSFVVETAVNQVGVDVNTASPQLLQYISGLNKTTAHNLVAYRDENGEFTARNQIKKVPRLGPKAYEQAIGFLRIPDGKNVLDNTGIHPESYDTAKAVLEKADVALKELGTAETTEKIKALKLTELKEELSVGTETLKDILSSLAQPGRDMRDEMSAPLLRKDVLSMEDLKPGMELQGTIRNVIDFGAFVDIGVKQDGLVHISKLSNRFVKHPTDVVAVGDVVTVWVEAIDLKKGRISLTMLPTVKEKK, from the coding sequence ATGGCTGAGATTTATAATCAGGAAGTAGTGAATCTGCTTCAAAAAGAATTAACTGGGTATCGCCCGAATCAGATTACAACAGTATTGACGCTTTTAGGCGAAGGGAATACTGTTCCTTTTATCGCACGATATCGGAAAGAAATGACCGGTAGTCTGGATGAGGTGCAAATCAGAGAAATCGAAGAACGCTATACCTATCTGGGCAACCTTGAAAAACGAAAAGAAGAAGTTCAACGTCTAATTGCTGAACAAGGAAAACTGACAGATGAATTGAAAAAGGATATTTTGTCTGCGACCAAAATGCAGCAGGTGGAAGATCTGTATCGACCATATAAGCAAAAACGACGGACGAAAGCAACGATTGCCAAAGAGAAGGGGCTGGAACCATTAGCGGACTGGCTGGCTGAACTACCTGAAAAAGGCGATGTGTTGGCTGAGGCCAAAACGTATATAAATGATGAAAAAGAAGTAGCTTCAGCAGAAGAAGCATTGCTGGGGGCACATGAAATTCTGGCGGAGCGAATCAGTGATGACGCGAAATTCCGTAAATGGATCAGAGATTACACCTTTAATAAAGGCCAATATGTCAGCAGTGTAAAAAATGCGGAGAAAGACGAAAAAGAAGTTTATGGCATGTACTATGACTTTTCAGAGCCTGTCGGTAAGATGGTTTCCCACCGCGTGCTAGCAACGAATCGAGGAGAGAAAGAAGACATTTTGAAAATCTCTTTATTGGTTGATGAGCAGAAAATCCAAGAGTATTTTAACAGACAGCTGATTGGCAAAAAACAACACTCCATTTCTGTTTCTTACATTGAAGCAGCGTATCAAGATAGCTATAAGCGATTCATAGGACCGGCAATCGAGCGCGAAATCCGCAATGAGCTGACGGAGCAGGCAGATGAGCAGGCAATAAAAATATTTGGTGAAAACTTGCGTAACTTATTATTACAACCACCTTTGAAAGGAAAAGTTGTGTTGGGCTTTGACCCGGCGTACCGTACAGGTTGTAAATTGGCCATCGTCGATCCAACTGGAAAAGTATTGGCAATCCAAGTGATTTATCCGCATAAGCCAGCTTCCGGAGAAAAGAGAGCGGCAGCGGGACCGGCATTACGCAAGCTGATCGAGCAGTATGGTGTAGAGATGGTTGCGATTGGAAATGGCACGGCGAGTCGTGAATCTGAGCAGTTTGTTTCTGAGCAGTTGAAGCAGCTATCACAGGAAGTATTTTACGTGATTGTTAATGAAGCGGGGGCTTCCGTTTACTCTGCCAGTGAGGTAGCACGAACAGAATTTCCGAATCTTCAAGTTGAAGAGCGAAGCGCAGTCAGCATTGCTCGTAGACTGCAAGACCCATTAGCTGAGTTAGTTAAAATCGATCCAAAGGCTGTCGGAGTAGGCCAGTATCAGCATGATGTGTCCCAGAAGAGACTAGCTGAGCAGCTAAGCTTTGTTGTGGAAACGGCAGTAAACCAAGTCGGCGTGGATGTGAATACAGCGAGTCCACAGCTATTGCAATATATCTCTGGATTGAACAAAACAACTGCCCATAATCTTGTTGCTTATCGAGATGAAAATGGTGAGTTCACTGCACGAAACCAAATCAAGAAGGTTCCCCGCTTAGGACCGAAAGCTTATGAGCAAGCAATTGGCTTCTTGCGTATTCCAGATGGAAAAAATGTATTGGATAATACAGGTATCCATCCGGAAAGCTATGATACGGCAAAAGCTGTTTTAGAAAAAGCGGATGTCGCCTTGAAAGAGCTGGGAACTGCTGAAACAACAGAGAAAATCAAAGCCTTGAAGCTGACAGAACTGAAAGAAGAATTGTCTGTCGGCACAGAGACATTAAAAGACATTCTATCTTCTTTGGCTCAGCCGGGAAGAGATATGCGAGATGAGATGTCTGCACCACTTTTACGAAAAGACGTCCTTTCTATGGAGGATTTAAAACCAGGAATGGAGCTTCAAGGAACAATTCGTAATGTTATTGACTTTGGTGCGTTTGTAGATATCGGCGTAAAACAGGACGGTCTGGTGCATATATCTAAATTGAGCAATCGCTTTGTCAAGCATCCAACAGATGTTGTGGCAGTTGGTGATGTAGTCACTGTTTGGGTAGAAGCCATCGACTTGAAAAAAGGACGAATCAGTTTGACTATGCTTCCAACTGTGAAAGAGAAGAAATAG
- a CDS encoding metallophosphoesterase: MKEYVYAISDIHGEYELFQQLVDFYDETKHQLVLIGDLNDRGKKSKDCFLLGKKLAEEHGAIYLRGNHEEYFLQFLQNPEDWYPGYVRNGGKETMESLLHKGATEEYSPTEIAMMIRSRYSELVEFLVQRPLYYEWEDYIFVHAGVDLLKKDWHDTSPHDFIWIRDAFHQGKNNTGKTIVFGHTITPMLHGDMQTTDLWLSDGKIGIDGGAVFGGSVHGVIFDKTGIVQDIEYQNMNGPWQPDF; encoded by the coding sequence ATGAAAGAATACGTTTATGCCATCAGTGATATCCATGGAGAATATGAGCTGTTTCAGCAGTTAGTTGATTTTTATGATGAGACAAAACATCAACTGGTTTTGATTGGTGATTTGAACGATCGAGGGAAAAAGAGCAAGGACTGCTTTTTACTTGGCAAGAAACTAGCTGAAGAACATGGGGCAATTTATCTTCGCGGAAACCATGAAGAATATTTTCTACAGTTCTTACAAAATCCTGAGGACTGGTATCCGGGCTATGTTAGAAACGGTGGCAAAGAAACGATGGAGAGCCTGCTTCACAAAGGTGCAACAGAAGAGTATTCGCCAACAGAAATCGCCATGATGATTCGCAGTCGTTATTCTGAATTAGTGGAATTTCTGGTTCAACGCCCGCTATATTATGAATGGGAAGACTATATCTTCGTGCATGCTGGGGTGGATTTACTGAAAAAGGATTGGCATGATACGAGTCCACATGATTTTATCTGGATTAGAGACGCGTTCCATCAAGGAAAGAATAATACGGGAAAAACAATCGTTTTCGGTCATACAATCACACCGATGTTGCATGGTGATATGCAAACAACGGACCTGTGGTTATCGGATGGTAAGATCGGCATTGATGGCGGTGCAGTTTTTGGTGGTTCTGTTCATGGCGTTATCTTCGATAAGACAGGAATTGTACAGGATATTGAATACCAGAATATGAATGGACCTTGGCAACCGGATTTTTAA